In a single window of the Gossypium hirsutum isolate 1008001.06 chromosome A13, Gossypium_hirsutum_v2.1, whole genome shotgun sequence genome:
- the LOC121212173 gene encoding zinc finger CCCH domain-containing protein 3 isoform X2, whose product MPLGKYYCDYCDKQFQDTPAARKRHLQGLQHLRAKAQWFHSQNAQDLYQTSVPPFSKGVCNRFLNTGFCQYGDNCKYFHPNNDSRTPNPPLSTAPAGGVVGNGNGMAISWGNLPPSLKPPPEAGYPPLPFVDWG is encoded by the exons atgCCGCTAGGGAAGTATTACTGCGACTATTGCGATAAGCAATTTCAAGACACACCTGCTGCTCGAAAACGCCACTTGCAGGGCCTCCAGCACCTCCGTGCCAAAGCTCAATGGTTCCACTCCCAAAACGCCCAAG ATCTTTATCAAACTTCGGTACCACCCTTTTCAAAAGGCGTCTGCAATCGCTTCCTTAATACA GGATTTTGCCAGTACGGAGATAACTGTAAATACTTCCATCCCAACAATGATTCTCGGACCCCAAATCCTCCACTTTCAACTGCACCAGCAG GTGGTGTAGTTGGAAATGGAAATGGTATGGCAATATCGTGGGGTAATCTGCCTCCATCCTTAAAGCCCCCACCTGAGGCTGGATATCCACCTCTTCCTTTTGTGGATTGGGGATAA
- the LOC107913527 gene encoding fructose-bisphosphate aldolase 1, chloroplastic-like (The RefSeq protein has 1 substitution compared to this genomic sequence), which produces MASASATLLKSSPIIDKSEWIKGQNLRHPSVCFVRSHPTSAAFTVRASSYADELVKTAKTVASPGRGILAMDESNATCGKRLASIGLENTEANRQAYRTLLVSAPGLGNYISGAILFEETLYQSTIDGKKMVDVLVEQNIVPGIKVDKGLVPLPGSNNESWCQGLDGLSSRTAAYYQQGARFAKWRTVVSIPNGPSALAVKEAAWGLARYAAISQDSGLVPIVEPEILLDGDHGIDRTFEVAQKVWAEVFFYLAENNVMFEGILLKPSMVTPGAECKDKATPQQVADYTLKLLHRRIPPAVPGIMFLSGGQSEVEATLNLNAMNQSPNPWHVSFSYARALQNTCLKTWGGRPENVKAAQDTLLVRAKANSLAQLGKYTGEGESEEAEKGMFVKGYVY; this is translated from the exons ATGGCTTCTGCTTCCGCTACTCTCCTCAAGTCTTCACCTATTATCGACAAGTCCGAGTGGATTAAGGGCCAAAACCTCCGCCACCCTTCGGTTTGTTTTGTACGGTCACACCCTACATCGGCCGCCTTTACCGTCCGTGCTAGTTCATATGCCGATGAGCTTGTTAAGACCGCG AAAACTGTTGCATCTCCAGGTCGTGGTATTTTGGCCATGGATGAATCAAATGCTACATGTGGGAAGCGGCTTGCCTCGATTGGTCTCGAGAATACCGAGGCAAACCGGCAAGCTTACCGTACCCTTCTCGTGTCTGCCCCTGGCCTCGGTAACTACATCTCGGGAGCTATCCTTTTCGAGGAGACTCTCTACCAATCTACCATCGATGGGAAAAAGATGGTCGATGTTCTTGTTGAGCAAAATATTGTCCCTGGTATCAAAGTTGACAAG GGTTTGGTTCCACTCCCTGGTTCCAACAACGAGTCATGGTGCCAAGGTCTTGACGGTCTTTCATCCCGCACAGCTGCCTACTACCAGCAGGGTGCTCGTTTCGCCAAATG GCGTACCGTTGTGAGCATTCCAAATGGTCCATCTGCCTTGGCAGTTAAAGAAGCAGCTTGGGGACTTGCTCGCTATGCCGCCATTTCTCAA GACAGTGGATTGGTCCCGATTGTGGAGCCGGAAATCTTGCTTGATGGTGACCATGGAATTGATAGGACTTTCGAAGTAGCGCAGAAGGTTTGGGCTGAGGTTTTCTTCTACCTTGCTGAGAACAATGTAATGTTTGAGGGCATCCTTCTTAAGCCCAGCATGGTCACTCCTGGTGCTGAATGCAAAGACAAGGCCACCCCACAGCAAGTTGCTGATTACACCCTCAAGCTTCTCCACAGGAGAATCCCCCCAGCTGTTCCTGGAATCATG TTCTTGTCTGGTGGACAATCCGAGGTTGAAGCAACCCTCAACTTGAACGCAATGAACCAATCTCCAAACCCATGGCACGTCTCGTTCTCGTATGCCAGAGCTCTCCAGAACACTTGCTTGAAGACATGGGGAGGCAGACCCGAGAACGTTAAGGCTGCTCAGGATACGCTCCTTGTCCGTGCCAAAGCCAACTCACTCGCTCAGCTCGGGAAATACACCGGCGAGGGAGAATCAGAAGAGGCCAAGAAAGGAATGTTCGTTAAGGGCTACGTCTACTAA
- the LOC107913528 gene encoding B-box zinc finger protein 19 isoform X2, which produces MRTICDVCDRAAAIIFCAADEAALCRSCDEKVHMCNKLANRHVRVGLADPSNVPRCDICENAPAFFYCEVDGSSLCLQCDMIVHVGGKRTHGRYLLLRQRVEFPGDKPEENLTRENRQNHGVSCVQLLDDNAKGDRKVGNELIDLNAKPQRVQVQASINQQAMDVSSGNNHDSTNVVPVGSFRREPEK; this is translated from the exons ATGCGAACCATTTGCGACGTCTGCGACAGGGCCGCCGCGATCATATTCTGTGCCGCCGACGAGGCTGCTCTCTGCCGTTCCTGCGACGAAAAG GTTCACATGTGTAACAAGCTTGCCAACAGACATGTCAGAGTTGGTTTAGCCGACCCCAGCAATGTCCCACGCTGTGATATATGTGAAAATGCACCTG CTTTCTTTTACTGTGAAGTGGATGGTAGTTCCCTTTGCCTGCAATGTGATATGATTGTACATGTTGGAGGTAAAAGGACCCATGGGAGGTATCTCTTGTTGAGGCAGAGAGTTGAG TTTCCAGGGGATAAGCCTG AAGAAAACCTCA CCAGAGAGAACCGGCAAAACCATGGAGTCTCTTGTGTTCAATTGCTTGATGATAATGCTAAGGGTGATAGAAAGGTTGGAAATGAGTTGATTGATCTAAATGCCAAGCCACAACGGGTGCAGGTGCAAGCTTCAATCAATCAG CAAGCCATGGATGTTTCGAGTGGCAATAATCATGACTCTACAAATGTGGTCCCTGTTGGATCCTTCAGACGAGAGCCTGAAAAATGA
- the LOC107913528 gene encoding B-box zinc finger protein 19 isoform X1, which translates to MRTICDVCDRAAAIIFCAADEAALCRSCDEKVHMCNKLANRHVRVGLADPSNVPRCDICENAPAFFYCEVDGSSLCLQCDMIVHVGGKRTHGRYLLLRQRVEFPGDKPGRLEEPGLQPLSPDEVRKDLNQQSKLAVRENRQNRGVSHVPLLDDNAKGDGEVGNELIDLNARPQQVQGQASINQEQAMDVSSGNNHDSTSGIPGGSFKQEPEK; encoded by the exons ATGCGAACCATTTGCGACGTCTGCGACAGGGCCGCCGCGATCATATTCTGTGCCGCCGACGAGGCTGCTCTCTGCCGTTCCTGCGACGAAAAG GTTCACATGTGTAACAAGCTTGCCAACAGACATGTCAGAGTTGGTTTAGCCGACCCCAGCAATGTCCCACGCTGTGATATATGTGAAAATGCACCTG CTTTCTTTTACTGTGAAGTGGATGGTAGTTCCCTTTGCCTGCAATGTGATATGATTGTACATGTTGGAGGTAAAAGGACCCATGGGAGGTATCTCTTGTTGAGGCAGAGAGTTGAG TTTCCAGGGGATAAGCCTGGTCGTTTGGAGGAACCAGGTTTACAACCGCTCAGTCCGGATGAAGTAAGGAAGGATCTGAATCAGCAGTCAAAGCTTGCAGTGAGAGAGAACCGGCAAAACCGTGGAGTCTCTCATGTTCCATTGCTTGATGATAATGCTAAGGGTGATGGAGAGGTAGGAAATGAGTTGATTGATCTAAATGCCAGGCCACAACAGGTGCAGGGGCAAGCTTCTATCAATCAG GAGCAAGCCATGGATGTTTCGAGTGGCAATAATCATGACTCTACAAGTGGGATCCCTGGTGGATCCTTCAAACAAGAGCCTGAAAAATGA
- the LOC121212173 gene encoding zinc finger CCCH domain-containing protein 3 isoform X3: MPLGKYYCDYCDKQFQDTPAARKRHLQGLQHLRAKAQWFHSQNAQDLYQTSVPPFSKGVCNRFLNTGFCQYGDNCKYFHPNNDSRTPNPPLSTAPAASSACLINLIFVEEIQPGNWNSLQFSHFFGC, from the exons atgCCGCTAGGGAAGTATTACTGCGACTATTGCGATAAGCAATTTCAAGACACACCTGCTGCTCGAAAACGCCACTTGCAGGGCCTCCAGCACCTCCGTGCCAAAGCTCAATGGTTCCACTCCCAAAACGCCCAAG ATCTTTATCAAACTTCGGTACCACCCTTTTCAAAAGGCGTCTGCAATCGCTTCCTTAATACA GGATTTTGCCAGTACGGAGATAACTGTAAATACTTCCATCCCAACAATGATTCTCGGACCCCAAATCCTCCACTTTCAACTGCACCAGCAG CTTCAAGTGCCTGTCTGATCAACCTCATATTCGTAGAGGAAATTCAACCTGGTAATTGGAATTCGCTTCAGTTCTCGCACTTCTTTGGTTGCTAA
- the LOC121212753 gene encoding uncharacterized protein, producing MLGYDYSILYKKGTQNTVADALSRILYEQDPQIFQCVGAISLSWSKLWDQIVDSYRRWKVDNSTSLGLLQPLPIPDQAWSAISMDFMEGLPVSKGKSTILVVVDMLTKYGHFIALVHSFTAITVAHEYLNQIYKLHGLPKSIVSNRDRVFFSNFWQELFRHLGTKLQLSTAYHPQTDRIMVAIVDRMRKVLHFHLKRTHERMKQLANKRRSNREFAVGDLVYLKIQPYRQHSLRKFRNQKLSPRYFGYFPIEARVGLVAYRLQLPPTAYIQSTFHVSQLKKHIRSILSSPVLPPVGSNDAVLKEPIKVLDRCIVKKGNQATTEVLIEWFSKMGNQATTKVLIEWANTFPKDATWENLKEIQHRFPAFDP from the exons ATGTTGGGTTATGATTACTCAATTCTTTATAAGAAAGGAACTCAAAACActgttgcagatgctttgtccAGGATTCTTTATGAGCAAGACCCTCAGATTTTTCAATGTGTGGGTGCTATTAGTCTTTCTTGGTCCAAGCTATGGGATCAGATTGTGGATTCTTATAGA AGATGGAAGGTGGACAATTCTACTTCTTTAGGGTTGTTACAGCCACTTCCTATACCTGATCAAGCTTGGTCAGCTATTAGCATGGATTTTATGGAGGGGTTACCTGTTTCAAAAGGGAAATCTACAATTTTGGTGGTAGTGGATATGCTTACAAAATATGGCCACTTTATTGCATTGGTCCACTCTTTTACTGCTATTACAGTGGCACATGAATATCTCAATCAAATTTACAAACTCCATGGCTTACCAAAATCAATAGTTTCTAATAGAGATCGAGTGTTCTTTAGCAATTTTTGGCAGGAGCTCTTTAGACATTTAGGCACCAAACTCCAATTGTCCACTGCCTATCACCCTCAAACAGATAG AATAATG GTTGCCATAGTGGATCGAATGAGGAAGGTACTCCACTTTCATTTAAAGCGAACTCATGAGAGGATGAAGCAACTAGCCAATAAGAGGAGATCAAATAGGGAGTTTGCAGTAGGTGATTTAGTTTACCTAAAAATTCAACCATATCGACAGCATTCTTTGAGGAAATTTCGAAACCAGAAGCTGTCACCTCGATATTTTGGTTACTTTCCAATAGAAGCTAGGGTGGGGCTAGTTGCTTATCGGTTGCAACTTCCACCAACTGCTTATATTCAGTCCACTTTTCATGTTTCTCAGTTGAAGAAGCATATCAGATCTATATTGAGCTCTCCAGTGTTGCCACCAGTGGGATCTAATGATGCAGTTCTCAAAGAACCCATCAAGGTGTTAGATAGATGCATAGTCAAGAAGGGGAATCAAGCAACTACTGAAGTCTTGATTGAGTGG TTCTCAAAGATGGGGAATCAAGCAACTACTAAAGTCTTGATTGAGTGGGCTAACACATTTCCGAAAGATGCTACTTGGGAGAACTTGAAGGAGATCCAACATAGGTTTCCTGCTTTTGATCCTTGA
- the LOC107913529 gene encoding fructose-bisphosphate aldolase 1, chloroplastic → MASASATLLKSSPIIDKSEWIKGQNLRHPSVCFVRSHPTSAAFTVRASSYADELVKTAKTVASPGRGILAMDESNATCGKRLASIGLENTEANRQAYRTLLVSAPGLGNYISGAILFEETLYQSTIDGKKMVDVLVEQNIVPGIKVDKGLVPLPGSNNESWCQGLDGLSSRTAAYYQQGARFAKWRTVVSIPNGPSALAVKEAAWGLARYAAISQDSGLVPIVEPEILLDGDHGIDRTFEVAQKVWAEVFFYLAENNVMFEGILLKPSMVTPGAECKDKATPQQVADYTLKLLHRRIPPAVPGIMFLSGGQSEVEATLNLNAMNQSPNPWHVSFSYARALQNTCLKTWGGRPENVKAAQDALLVRAKANSLAQLGKYTGEGESEEAKKGMFVKGYVY, encoded by the exons atggcTTCTGCTTCCGCTACTCTCCTCAAGTCTTCACCTATTATCGACAAGTCCGAGTGGATTAAGGGCCAAAACCTCCGCCACCCTTCGGTTTGTTTTGTACGGTCACACCCTACATCGGCCGCCTTTACCGTCCGTGCTAGTTCATATGCCGATGAGCTTGTTAAGACCGCG AAAACTGTTGCATCTCCAGGTCGTGGTATTTTGGCCATGGATGAATCAAATGCTACATGTGGGAAGCGGCTTGCCTCGATTGGTCTCGAGAATACCGAGGCAAACCGGCAAGCTTACCGTACCCTTCTCGTGTCTGCCCCTGGCCTCGGTAACTACATCTCGGGAGCTATCCTTTTCGAGGAGACTCTCTACCAATCTACCATCGATGGGAAAAAGATGGTCGATGTTCTTGTTGAGCAAAATATTGTCCCTGGTATCAAAGTTGACAAG GGTTTGGTTCCACTCCCTGGTTCCAACAACGAGTCATGGTGCCAAGGTCTTGACGGTCTTTCATCCCGCACAGCTGCCTACTACCAGCAGGGTGCTCGTTTCGCCAAATG GCGTACCGTTGTGAGCATTCCAAATGGTCCATCAGCCTTGGCAGTTAAAGAAGCAGCTTGGGGACTTGCTCGCTATGCCGCCATTTCTCAA GACAGTGGATTGGTCCCGATTGTGGAGCCGGAAATCTTGCTTGATGGTGACCATGGAATTGATAGGACTTTCGAAGTAGCGCAGAAGGTTTGGGCTGAGGTTTTCTTCTACCTTGCTGAGAACAATGTCATGTTTGAGGGCATCCTTCTCAAGCCCAGTATGGTCACTCCTGGTGCTGAATGCAAAGACAAGGCCACCCCACAGCAAGTTGCGGATTACACCCTCAAGCTCCTCCACAGGAGAATCCCCCCAGCTGTTCCTGGAATCATG TTCTTGTCTGGTGGACAATCAGAGGTTGAAGCAACCCTGAACTTGAACGCAATGAACCAATCTCCAAACCCATGGCACGTCTCGTTCTCGTATGCCAGAGCTCTCCAGAACACTTGCTTGAAGACATGGGGAGGCAGACCCGAGAACGTTAAGGCTGCTCAGGATGCACTCCTTGTCCGTGCCAAGGCCAACTCACTTGCTCAGCTCGGCAAATACACCGGCGAGGGAGAATCAGAAGAGGCCAAGAAAGGAATGTTCGTAAAGGGATATGTCTACTAA
- the LOC121212173 gene encoding zinc finger CCCH domain-containing protein 3 isoform X1 → MPLGKYYCDYCDKQFQDTPAARKRHLQGLQHLRAKAQWFHSQNAQDLYQTSVPPFSKGVCNRFLNTGFCQYGDNCKYFHPNNDSRTPNPPLSTAPAGLFFSPSVLSIHICLCSAMQVRMGFIYIVIGGVVGNGNGMAISWGNLPPSLKPPPEAGYPPLPFVDWG, encoded by the exons atgCCGCTAGGGAAGTATTACTGCGACTATTGCGATAAGCAATTTCAAGACACACCTGCTGCTCGAAAACGCCACTTGCAGGGCCTCCAGCACCTCCGTGCCAAAGCTCAATGGTTCCACTCCCAAAACGCCCAAG ATCTTTATCAAACTTCGGTACCACCCTTTTCAAAAGGCGTCTGCAATCGCTTCCTTAATACA GGATTTTGCCAGTACGGAGATAACTGTAAATACTTCCATCCCAACAATGATTCTCGGACCCCAAATCCTCCACTTTCAACTGCACCAGCAGGTCTTTTTTTTTCTCCCTCTGTTTTATCAATTCATATTTGTTTATGCAGTGCAATGCAAGTAAGGATGGGTTTTATTTATATTGTTATAGGTGGTGTAGTTGGAAATGGAAATGGTATGGCAATATCGTGGGGTAATCTGCCTCCATCCTTAAAGCCCCCACCTGAGGCTGGATATCCACCTCTTCCTTTTGTGGATTGGGGATAA
- the LOC121212173 gene encoding zinc finger CCCH domain-containing protein 3 isoform X4, translating into MPLGKYYCDYCDKQFQDTPAARKRHLQGLQHLRAKAQWFHSQNAQDLYQTSVPPFSKGVCNRFLNTGFCQYGDNCKYFHPNNDSRTPNPPLSTAPAGGGI; encoded by the exons atgCCGCTAGGGAAGTATTACTGCGACTATTGCGATAAGCAATTTCAAGACACACCTGCTGCTCGAAAACGCCACTTGCAGGGCCTCCAGCACCTCCGTGCCAAAGCTCAATGGTTCCACTCCCAAAACGCCCAAG ATCTTTATCAAACTTCGGTACCACCCTTTTCAAAAGGCGTCTGCAATCGCTTCCTTAATACA GGATTTTGCCAGTACGGAGATAACTGTAAATACTTCCATCCCAACAATGATTCTCGGACCCCAAATCCTCCACTTTCAACTGCACCAGCAG GTGGCGGAATTTGA